A single genomic interval of Mangifera indica cultivar Alphonso chromosome 5, CATAS_Mindica_2.1, whole genome shotgun sequence harbors:
- the LOC123216479 gene encoding tobamovirus multiplication protein 3: MDVKLAVIVHTLKDASNWWEDVNESPLWQDRIFHALAILYGLVAAVALVQLIRIQLRVPEYGWTTQKVFHLLNFLVNGVRCVVFIFRRNVQNLQPDILQHILLDVPSLAFFTTYALLVLFWAEIYYQARAVSTDGLRPSFFTINAVVYAVQITLWLVLCWKPIPVAIILSKMFFAGVSLFSALGFLLYGGRLFLMLQRFPVESKGRRKKLQEVGYVTTICFTCFLVRCVMMCFNAFDKAANLDVVDHPVLNLIYYLLVEILPSSLVLFILRKLPPKRGITQYHPIR, translated from the exons ATGGATGTGAAACTGGCCGTGATAGTTCATACCCTTAAAGACGCCTCTAATTGGTGGGAAGATGTTAATGAGTCTCCACTCTGGCAGGATCGTATCTTCCATGCTCTTGCCATCCTATACGGCTTGGTCGCTGCCGTAgcgctg GTTCAACTGATTCGAATACAGTTAAGAGTTCCTGAGTACGGGTGGACCACGCAGAAGGTCTTTCATCTTCTTAATTTTCTGGTGAACGGCG tTCGATGTGTAGTATTTATTTTTCGTCGGAATGTGCAGAATTTACAGCCTGAT ATTCTTCAACATATTCTGCTTGATGTGCCAAGTCTTGCGTTCTTCACTACGTACGCCCTTTTGGTTCTGTTTTGGGCTGAGATTTACTATCAG GCACGTGCAGTATCTACTGATGGACTGCGGCCGAGTTTCTTTACTATTAATGCAGTAGTTTATGCTGTTCAG ATCACTTTGTGGCTAGTATTATGCTGGAAGCCTATCCCGGTTGCTATAATCCTATCTAAGATGTTCTTTGCTG GAGTCTCCTTGTTTTCAGCCCTTGGGTTCTTGCTTTATGGTGGAAG GCTGTTCTTAATGTTACAGCGTTTCCCCGTAGAATCAAAAGGTCGTCGTAAGAAGCTGCAAGAG GTTGGCTATGTGACCACCATATGTTTCACATGTTTCCTGGTTAGATGTGTAATG ATGTGCTTTAATGCATTTGACAAAGCCGCAAACCTTGATGTTGTGGATCATCCTGTCCTAAACTTGATATACTACCTG TTAGTTGAGATACTACCTTCTTCATTGGTGCTTTTCATCCTGAGGAAGTTGCCCCCAAAACGTGGTATCACACAGTATCATCCTATACGCTGA